GTCTCCTCCCACGCTACCCTGACCTTGACCGCTGGGCTCAGTGTGTTTTGCTCACTGCTGTGTGCCTGTGCCTGGGATCATGCCGGGCACCTAGGAAATGCTCAGTTGGCAGACTTGGCCCGCTGGCTGACGTGGCAATCCTCTTCTCAGACACCTGGCTGCCAGGTCAGATGTGTTCCCTCACCGTACGTCAGCACACCCGGGGAGAGTCTCTAACTTCATCTCCCAACGTCCTCTGCTGGCAAAGCACTGCCGGCTCTCATCCTCAAAGGCTACCTGGACATCTCTTCTTAGCTTCCCGAAGTGAGGCTTCTCCCTATTGCTCACAGAGGGAGCTGCCTTTCTAGGGCTGCCTTTTCCCTGCTCCTTGGCCTCTCAAGTCCCCTCCCAGGTGCCCCCCAAGAGAGCCTTTCCCGGAACTGACCCATCATTGACAAAGACGGTAGGGAAGATGCAGGAGAGCAGGCTGAGGGGGCTGACCGAGAAGATGTAGACATTGACCACGTGGCCAGCACTGTGCAAGACTGAGAGAGATGTCGTTGGTTAGAGGGGCCACCCCGGAACCGCTCTACCTCCAACCCAGAGCGTAGCCCGGGGCTCGACCTGGCAGAGGCCATGGTGGGGAGGGTGCCCGGGAGCCACGTACTGGCCAGGACAACAGCCGCCATGGCGATCCACCGGTGGAAGTCCACGGCGGCGTCAAAGGGCACGTAGCGGTTGAGGAAGGTCTGGCGcaggaaggtgatgaggttgCGGCACATGGTGAGCAAGATGTAGGAGAACATGAAGGAGATGCTGGCTGCCGTGCCCCGCGACAGGATGATGCCCACAAAGGTGGTCTCAGATATGCCCGAAGACGAGGTGAAGGCGTAgtctggggagggagagaggaggggtaGGCAAGGCACTGGCACTGGGCGGTGCCTTGGGTTTCCCACCTGGATGCTgaggtcccccccaccccaagcccttACAGTAAGCCCGCTCTGCGAACAGGCCGGCGCAGACGGCCGAGAAGACGGCGACGCACACGATGTGCCGCAGGTAGTTCTCCACGAAGCGCTTGTACTGCTGCAGCTTCTGGGCCAGCAGGCCCCGGCGAATCCTCTCCCGCATCGCCTCCGTGTACAGTCTGGGAGGGGGTCCCACCGGCCTGCTGTGGGGgagacagggtggctgtgaggtcAGGGCACTCGGGTCTCCCCCACAGAGGTCGCACTGGGCCCTCAAAGGAAGAGCAGCAAACACTGAGGAGCAGACTCTCCCCAAGTCCTCTACCCTCCTCTGGTCCACCCTGTCCCCCGCCCTGCCCGGGCCTGGCTGCTCTGCTCAAAGCAGGCAGAAGCCAGGACACCCTGAACTATCCTCTTGGTGTTACTTTGGAGCGCAAGGCGAAAGAATGGGGTGCAACCTACTGAATGTAAAGCAATGGCCTGCCCTGCAAACCCCGACCGATTCACAGTACGAAGAGAGGCACAAGATGAGGAGACGGAAGAGAAGGTCCAGTGGGGAGGCAGAGGCTGAAGAACACTTTGACTGCCTTCTATccacccccccaaacacacacaccaggcCAGGGACAAATGTGAGACTCAGATGGTCCCTGGGTGGCAGGGAGTAACCCTGACACTCTGTCCCAATCTCCCTAGCCTCAGGAATCTAGGAAGCACTCACTTTTTGCCAAACCTCTTCTTCAACCCAGAGCCTCCCAGCTCTGGAGCTTCTAAGACAGGAAGGCCCAGTCCATTGGCACAGGAGCTGTGAgaagggcaggggggtggggtgggggagacagcaGAGCCTAGTGACTTCATGTACTCTGAACTTCTGGGTTAACTCAATGCTGGCCTAGAGGGGCAAGGAGCCAGCAAGCTCCTGAGTGGCCTAGGGTGTGTGAggcagctggaatgggggctaGGACTACTTTCAGAGAGCAACTGCCTGGCTCCTGGGGCTGACTCAGCAGCCCCACACCCTGCATTTCTCTCCAGGGGACCTCCCGACACCCAGTGTCTGCTCACCTTTCCTTGGGCGTCCGAGAGATGAATGAGACTCGGGAGTTGATGTTTTGCTTCAAAATGTCTTGAACACCTGCGGAGGAGAAGAAGCTAGACAGGCTTCCCCACAGGGCAGTTGGGGCGGGGGCGGAGACCAGGGCTTTCCCCTGCCCCACCAGAAAGATTTCCAGGGCCCTACCAGTGACTTGCCTGTTCCCCCTCGCTCCCCATTCTGAGTACGCCCCCCTACACAGGGTGGCCACTGCTAGACAACTTGtgaagggtagaaaggggcaccCCTTCTGGGGGAGGCCCCCCTACAGGTCCATGACCCCCAACTTGGTGTCAAGAAGACAGCATTCTTCCTCCAGGTAGATACAGTCCACACTGGTCAGTGCGTGAGTCGTGGTGAGCAGCAAGCAGGCAGGATTTCGGGCCACCCCTGACCCTGCCGTTGACAGCTCAGTGCACATTGTTAAGTGACACCTGAGGGCATGGGCACGGCTCCGTGCTGAGCACGGAGGAATGGACGAATGTAAGCTCTGGATCCTGTTCACCTGGACCTCTTCAGTTTCGAAGCCACTCCCCTGATTCCTTCCTTGCATAGCCacacacctccacctccacctttgACGCAGAGCTGCGTATGGCGGAGCTCGCTGTCATGGTCCCTCAGCATGAAGTGGAAGTCCTCCCACGTCAGCTCCTCCTTGTCCTCGAAGCCTGCCTCCCGGAACATGGACTCCACCACTTCGGCCAGCTGGGCCTTGGTCAGGCAGTTGTTGGAGATCTCGATGAAGGAGCTGgggttggagagggagggaagaggagggagggaccACAGACAGAGCAGGCTGTCACCCGGCTGGGCCAGGTCTAGGCGGGCGCAGGGTGAGGCAGGGCCAGATGAGCTCATGTGGCTCCCAGTGACCCGGGAAGTGGCACCAAGAAGGTGCTCACCTAGCCCGCAGATGATATGGAGCTGGGTGCGGTGGCCACAAGCTCAGGAGGTAGAAGAGAATTGAAAGTGACCTTGAGCCATGGGAGAAAGCAGCCCAGAGACCTGGGAGACTGCAGCCCAGCTAGAGTGTCACTTCATGCTGGGATGTGTCCAGGGCACACGCTTGTCAGGGCAGGCTCTCTGCCCACTTTCCTCTGTGGGCCCTGGCTCACTTTGGGCCCCTGGACCCCCATTTTCTCAGTGAAGCTGGAGCATGAGGCAGTGAGAGTGgggaggagctggagctggacTGCCCACTGCTTCCTTGCGCCAGCATCTTGGCAGGCAGCTGGGAGTGTCTCCACCCCAGACTGATGGTGGCAGACCACGCTGTGGCCACACATTTCTTGGGCTGTACTTGGGGAAAAAAGCAAACAGGCCGTACCCATGGGGATAAGCCCAGCAGGAAAAGACCCAGTCCGCCCGGCACAGCCACCAGTGCCGTCACCTGCCAGAAAAGCATCCCTCTGTGTGACAGGACCTGGGGGTGGGCACTCAGCCTTTGGTGGCAGGGACCCTCTCCTACATTCCCTCGAGCCCTGCCCAAGGCTGAGCCTGCAGCGACACACCCAAATGGCTGTTGACTGCCACCAGTTTTATCCTAGCCCTTTCAGAAGACCCGTTTCTAATGattaacaataaataaatagtcaccccaaaaaaaaacaaaaaacaggaggGAGAAGGCCaaaaaaaggagttgataccaagggctcaagttaaaagaaaatgttttggaaatgttgatggcaacctatgtacaagtgtgcgttaatacaactgaatgatgggttgtcataagatttgtaagagccccgccccacccccgggataaaatgatgatgatgatgaagaagaaaaaggagaaggagaaagaacCAGAAGCCCCTGTCCAGTGTGGTCCTTGGGTGCTAAGAGGGATGCGTAAGGCAGTAGAAGTGGTGCAAAGGGAGAGGTGAGTTCGATCCATTCACTCATTCACGCCCTTTTATCTTACTCAGCGACTATGTGTTGGGCGCTTCTATGTCCCAAGCACAGGGCAGAGGGGACAGGTTCAGCGGGGAGCAAAGAGCTATGAACCTTTGTGGTTGGGCACTGATTTCAAGAACACAGAACCTGAAGTTCAAAGCTGACCTTTACCAGCACACCAGAAACAGAAATGGCTTAAGATGAAGGAAGAATGAGTTGGAATGGAAAGGAGCTGCCAGGTTGCTACTCCGATTGCATGTCATGGGATGTGTGTTAgaagaatccatccatccatccatccatccttttacTAGGTGTGTGTCAGACAGTGTTAGGCGTGCTGGATTTTGCAAACAGAGTTTGTTTTCAAGGATCCAAAGGCACCCACAAAAGTCAGAGAGCATCACCGGGGCTTTGCTGTTGGCTGGGCTGGGCGTTTGGGTGGTGGCGTTGGCCTTGTTTGAAACTGAGGAGGCGCTGGATGCTTGCAACAGGGCGGCTATAAACCCGCCTAGAGTCCGAGGCCTGGCAGGTAAACTTTTGGAACCGGGCACCCTGAGAGACGTCCACTCTGTCTGGACCCCTGCCTCTCACAGCAGATAGCCACCTTGCCTGCCCCCCTCTGACCTGACCTGTGTCCCTCTGTAAAACATCAGGAAGTTGCAAGCATGGCCCACCCCATACCCCGTACCCCATCATGTTGAAGAACTCTTGCTTGGAGAGAAAGCCATTCGCATCAAGGTCATACATGGTGAACATCAGGCGGGACTTATCCTCGGGGGAGCCTGGGTAGAGAAAGGTGGCTATCAGCTAGCTCCCTGCTGAAAAACATCCAGGGCCTTGGATGAGGCTTGCCACCCCACTGGTCCCCACCTTTCATGAAGACCACCAGGATGTCCAGGAACTCCCGGAAGGACAGGTACCCATTGCCATCCTTGTCGGCCAGAGAGAACATGGACTCCACAAACATGTCCTGCGGTTTCAGGCCCAGAGACTCGGCAAACTCAGCCCTGCTCAGCTCGCACGACAGGGCCTCCCGCACCTTCTGCGAGGAGTCCAGGGGCAGGGTCCCTGCATCTGCCTGGTTAATGTCCAGCACCTGCACTTGGACAGCGGccgggagggagaaggggagaaagagaagaaggccgGTCTGGAAGCAGTTCCGTGACACCGCCCCCTCCCCTTCTCATCTCCCTAAAATCCAATCAGAAAGGTTGAGCCCTGGTAGCTCCTTGGTCCTCAGACAGACTTCTGGCTCAGGCATCGACTCTCCTGCAGAAGGGGTGAATCAAGCCTCTTGCAACCAGCCTTCTCTGCATCCCCCCCCCATCACCCCCCGTCAGCAATGTTACATAGGGAGTCTGGGAGTGGAGTgagagggggcgggggtgggccaAGTGTGAACATGTAAAGTAAGAGATACAAAGACACAGTAGACACAGGTGGACCAGCAGGAAGAGGCTAAGGACATGCTCATGTCAAGCCGCATGAGGCTGCCCTGTGCCCAGAAATTGATCTCTGTTTGTGCGTGTAAATGGAAAAAGGCGTGCCCTTATCAAGTGCACACGGAACGGGAGCTAAGCCCTGCCCAGTGTTTTTCTAACAAGTTCCCAGGTGAGGCTGAGCCTTCTGGGTCCAGACACCACTGGCCTAGGAGAAGGTCTTAATGAGTCCACCCACCCAATAGGGCGGATGCTGTCTGAACCATGGTTTTCTAGACAAGGAAACAATGGAGGTAAAAAGCAGAGATGTGACTGGTGACTCCTCAGTGACTAAGCACGAGAGAGCTCAGAGATAAGTTCGCCCCCCCATGGGGTCGATCCGTCGTCCCTGGTCCCCTCGCTCCACAGCACCAGACGGACCACAGGCTCCAAAGGCCCGGGTCACGGTACCTGGGCAAAAAGGTGCCGGAAGAATATCTCGAGGATGCGTCCCCGCTGCTGCTTGGTCACCGCCTTCCTGAACAGCTCCTTCTCATCCACCGCGGCCATGTGGACGCCCAAGCCCCAGCCGCTGCAGGAGTCCCGCAGGTGCTGCACAAAGGTGGCTCGCTCGGTCTCACAGCTGAACAGCAGCACCTGGGTGAGAGCAGGGGCGCACTGATGCTGGGAGCGTCACATTGCGCCTcccctggcagggggtgggggctagCATTGAAGAAAGGATGGAAAGACtggccccgcccccccaccctttcAGGATGGGTCCAGTGTCTGCAGGGAGTCTCTCTCCCCAGCTTCCACGGGCCGCAGGGCTGCTCTGTAGCAGAGGAGAGAGTAGCCTAAGGGGACTTCCCAGGCTGGGGCGATGCGGAAGTCAGGTGGCCTCACCAGGTCATACTCCTTGGGGATCTTGAGCAGCAGGGCCCGGCACCCTCGGTCGCTGGACAGGATGAGGTTGACCTGCTGCTCGGGCCGCAGCTGGATGATGCGGAGCACGGCGAGCTGCCTGTCCAGGACCTGCAGACCCCTGTCTGTGAGGAGCTGGATGATGATGGGATAGCTCTTCTCCTTGGGGCCCGGCCACTCCGTCGCTGGAGGAGAGGCAATGGGGCAGAGTGATCCTACGAGGTTCTGGGGCTCACCCTCTACCAGGGCCAGCAGGTACCCCGAAGCCTGACTTTCCCCCtgaatcagcaatctggttttttaattattttattgggggctcgtacaattcttatcacaatccatatatacatccattgtgtcaagaacatatgtacatttgttgccatcgtcattctcaaaacctggTTCTTTCTCCTaggggctcccccagccccccacctgccctcagcCCAGCTCACCTGGCACCCCATCCTTGGCTGTGTCCTTCCGCATGCTCTCTTTGCTTTTCTTCAGCAGCTTCTTGCGCTCTCGTCCCCGGAAATGGGCCACCACGGCCGCGATGAGCAGACTCACTGAAGACAACCAGAAGAGCCCGTGGGGAGGGGCCTTGCCTGCAGCTTCCCTGGGCCTTTGGctgcctcccctcccttcccaagaCCCTTGAGCCTGGCCTCGAGCCCTGTCAAGGTACCAAGGACCTTGCCCTACAGAACAACGGGACTagctgtggggagcagggaggccccaagagggaaggtggggtgagggtgAAAGGCTCACCTAGGGGAAGCAAGCAGAGAGCCACAAGGGTGATTCCAAACCCAAGACCACTGCCCTCAAAGTAGTTCACCACGGTCATGGGCACGCAATTGGGCAGGCCTCTGGTTGTGGTTGTGAGCTGCTGGGGCTGAGGGCAGGGTGCACCTGAGGAGAAAACCCCACACCTCAAAACCCAAGAATACATTCCTCCACCGAGCAGCCTTCCCTGCGGTCTTTTAAAGGCCTGCCCAAGCTGTCCTCTTCCTCACCCCTGCCGACTGCCCCGACACGTGTTTCTCCCAAAACGCCCCTTCCACATTACACATCCCTGGAGACGTCAACGTCACCACGGAATTGTGCGCGCTGAACGTGTAGAAAGTGATCGATCCTCGACTGGGTAATGTTGCACAAAATGGTTTTGAAATGTTTTCAAGTTCCGATCCATTCTTTGCCCCTCAGCATCCACCTCGCTTGATCACACAGTGAAAGCCAGAGACCCGGCTGGGCCAGGCCTTACTGGGGGAGTGGCCACATGGGGCttctgccccagccctgagggagTCCTCTCCGTCTTGGCCCTTGCTCTGGCCACTGTCACTGTGTTTTCCCTGGATGCTCACCCTCGTGCCAGACAAAGACGTTGGCCTGCAAGGCGCTGGGGTCCACTTTGGTGACAGCCACCAGCACGTCCCGCAGGGTGGTATTTCTGATCTCCGCAATCTCCTCCTCGGAGAACAGCCTGCGTTGGGGACAGATGGGAAGTGGCTGGAATCAGGACAGAGATACAGACAGACCCTGCAGCAACCTCAAGCTCTGGGACTCAGCCGAGGAAAGAGACATAGAGGGGCTGGGGCTCATGGGGGCTGcctggggccagagagagagggtCTTGGGCCCAGGCTGAGGCAGAAGCTGAGGCGGGAacaggggctgggggcaggggggcaggcaggccttacCCATTCCTGGTGTTCTCAAACCAGTAGCGGTCACCATCCCGCAGCCGTACAAACTGGTCCAGGACAATGGCAGTGAAGAGGGGTCCGGGCCCCCCGTGGCTCTCTAGGAGCCCCCCGGGGAGCAGCTCCAGCCGGGACAGGTCGTGGTTGTAGAGCGCCGCTGTGGCCTCCAGCACCTGGGCCAGCAGAGGAGGTGAGGAGAGTGTGCCCGGAGGGCAGCCACTGCTGTCCCAGCCTTTAGATGTCGGGCCCCtgccctgtggctctgccctggcTGGGGGGCgggagtcgggggggggggtggaggtcaCTCCTCTTCATATTCCTAAGCACTTTGTCCATCTGGCAGGGGCTagccattgggggtggggggtggggatctgCGTCCCTGCCCATGGTGAGGCGGGTGTCCAAGGACCTAGCCTGTGGTCATTGCTATACTGCCTACCTAATCCCTGCAAGCAGTTTCGAACACTGCAAGACTGGGATCATAGAAGGCAACCAAGAAGACCCCCTGTTGAAAAGGTACCATGTAGCGGCTAAGAACACACGCTGGAGTCAGGGGACCTGAGTTTAAAGCCAGCCTCTAGGATTGACTGGCTACTTTGTCCCTAAAACCAGGATAATGATAGTAGCGGTGAGAGCTGGGGCTCAAAGAACTGCCCGCCCCCCTACACCTCAGGTGCCGTGGACTGGAGCGGTGGGAGTCTTTTCTGTCACTCGTTTTAATGGGgctctttccattcctcccaTACAGGTGTCGGCTTTCTTGGGTTTTACTGTGTCTACTTTATTACATGCATGTAAAGGAGCCCGCATAGCACAGTAGGGATCCCTGTGGAGTAGGTACATGATgggatgctaacctcaaggtctccagttcaaaaccaccagccactccatgggagaaagataggactttctattcccctaaggagttacagtcctggaacctCAAAggccagttctgtcctgtccaattgagtcactatgagtccacctccactcgatggcagtgtactTGGTttttgcctgtctgtctgtctgtttgatAGCACAGTGGTCAAGACCTCAGTTGCTAAACAAAGGTCTATGGTCAAACATACCCACCACTGTGCATGAGAAAGGTGAGGCCGTCGGCCTCCAGAaagaccacagccttggaaactacatgggactcctttgctctgtcctgcGGGACCACTGAGTCAGAATGATACCTGGCACCATGGAACAGATGGAAGGAGTTGGTCTATGAATAGGAACACGTTAGCTGCTATTCTCCTGTGGCTCCATTCCTCATGCTGACCTGGGGCTCGTTGTGGGGACTGAGCTCACTCCAGTTCTTCGGGGTCGTTAAGCCGAAGGCCATCAGAGCCTGGTTGTAGCTGGGCAGCCCCATGTCTCTGCCACGCTGGATGCTGCTGGCCACATAGTCTGTGCGAGAGTACTTGCCGGGGCCAGGCCAGTAATCTAAGGAAAAGAAAAGGCCGGCTGGTGGGCTCTGCCCCCAACCCTTCCTCATATGGGGCTTTTTACACCGTCTCCACCATTACCCTGCTCAGCGCTCCTCTAGGTACAGGCTTTGCCCAGGTTTGCCCTGGCAATGGCCTTGATGTAGGGTCAGTGTCGCCATGTGTGATCAGGGACAATTTCCCTGGCAGGATTTCCTCCCTAAAAACTCACTTGTTCACTCACTCAGACATAAGTAATTTATAATTAAAACAACACTAGACTGtaaattgtgttttttttaaagtttgaaacTCATTTTCTCCTAGTGGTtatttgaagtgtgtgtgtgtgtgtgtgtgtgtgtgtgtgtgtactgcagATGGTCCAGATTTGCCCGGTGATGAACCGAGAAGGATCTCCAGGCCCTGATCCTTGGGACTCAGTACTCACCCCTCAGGTCTTCAACCACGATCCTGTCCTCCAGCTCCGAGATCTGAGAGGCCATCCCCAGCAACAGGTTATTCACCGCCTCCGCACTGCTCAGGTTGGGATTCTGGAAGTAAACCCCACCTTCCAGGTAAGCCCTAGCTAGAGACCCAGCCCCTCGGCCTTCTCAGTGCCCAGGCTCTCACCCCAATGCTGTGACCTCCACAGGTAGGACACTCAGCCAGTCCTGGTCTCTTCCCAGATTTTCCCCTGCTCACTCCCTCCCTTGCCTCTCCCACCAGCCCTCAACCAGTTACTGCTTTCCCCAGCCTGTGTAGACATGGCCCTTGGCCCATCTTCCCCACACCTGTCTCTGCCCCCAGGCTGACCTCACGAATCCAGTAGCTGTTGCAAACCCTGAGAGCGGTCGAGTTGTCAGAATCCTTGCTCCAGACTTCCTGGAAATGACAACTGGCATTTCTGAAATGGAGACACCAAGGGGGCGGTGAAGGGATTCAGGCAAGAGTGGGACTGAGTAGGGCGAGAGACGCCCAAGGGATGGTCAGGTCAGGGTTGGGGCTTCACTACGTGGGGCATGCAAGGCAGGGATTTGGCAATGAACGTGTGAAGGTGGAGGGAGCTTGCTGTCTGCACCCAGTGGGGTAGATAGGCGCAGAGAAGGTGACCCCACTGCTGGAGAAACGTTGCTCTCAGCAGCCGAAGTTCAACCATTAGGAAAAATGGGACACAACTCAGGGCTACCAAGTGGATGTTGGCTCCTAAGGACCTTGTACAACAGggtagaacggtccctgtggcttcccagactgtaactcttaactcAGGAAGAGAACGCCTTCTCTTTCCCCCACTTGTAGGGTTAGCCCCACATGGAACCCACTACCTAGCCCCCAACCCAGGGTCCCATTTCAGGATCCTAAACAGGGCTCTGAATTTCCTCTCACACTGGAGACACGAAAGACTCTAGGCCCCCCCAGGAGTATCTGGTGGCTGCCAGCCAGTGTCTcccaccagcagcccctccctcACCTCATATAGACTCCCGGGGGCACCATGGTGGAGAAAAACTGCTCGGAGGCCGCCAGGAACTCCGGGGAGATGCTGGGGTCCTGGAAAGGGCGGTACCCTGGGGAGAGAGGCCACCATCAAAGAAATAGGCTCCTTACCCCACACCCTCCCCTTACGTGCACCCCGCTGGGTCATTGGAGCTTGATTCTGCCCCTCAACTAGCCCGAGTCTCCCCTCGACTCTCACCTTTATATTCAGAAGGCGTTAGCTGCAGGAAGCTGGGCAGCCACTCGTACAGCGCGATGTTCTGCGGGGTGGAGAGGGCAGagaggaggggggcggggagactgTCAAGTGGCTGGGGGCAGGGATCCCCTTAGGTGGGAGATTAGTGCCTGGCCCCAGCAGCGCTGGGAGAGGCCAGGTGGAGAGGCCTGTTCCACAAGTGACTCTGGGTGGGTTGTTTGGAAAGGATTAGTGATGTGTGCTGgaggaccccccctcccccaggcgggCGCCCTCTGGGCAGGAGGGTCTCCCTGGaaagggggaggggcggggcgcgGGTGGAGGCCGCGCGCACCTGGTAGGTGGCGACGACCCTCTTGCGCGCGTGCTGAAACAGCTCCTCGTCGCCCCAGTGCGGGTGCCGGTGCGCCAGCCTCTGCGCCCACAAGTTGTGGTAGCGGAACCACAGCAGCCCCAGCGCCTGCAGGAAGGGCTCGCGGTTGCCCCGCTCTGCCCCGAAGGCTGCGGCCGGGCAAGGGGGGACACACGCACGTGTTGGGGGGCGCCGCCGCCACCCCGGGACGCCCcggcccgccccgccccggcccccAGCCGCCTCACCGTAGAGCCCCTGGGCGCCCCGCTGGCCCGTGGCGGGGTCGGGCGCTGCCCACATgagtggcggcggcggcgagtCCACGGGGAAGGCGGGATCGCGCCCGGTCGCCAGCTGCCCCCCGGAGAAGCTCCGCAGCGCGTCGCTCCGCGAGTGCGAGGAGCCATAGATGGCGCTGCCGTCCAGCCAACCGGTCACCTCGTTGGTctgcggggcgggggaggggcgcgGGTTGGTGCCCgcctgctccccgcccccccggACCGTCCCCGGTGCCCCCCATCCCGGCCCGCGGCCCGCCGGGCCTCACCAGGTCCCGGGGGTTGCTGGGGCTCTGTCCGGTCTCGGGGTCCCAGCGGCTCCGCTG
This genomic stretch from Tenrec ecaudatus isolate mTenEca1 chromosome 14, mTenEca1.hap1, whole genome shotgun sequence harbors:
- the DUOX2 gene encoding dual oxidase 2 isoform X3, with the translated sequence MFGARPEALVLLGALLTGPLAPAGGQEAPSLPWEVQRYDGWFNNLRHHERGAAGLRLQRLVPANYADGVYQALGEPLLPNPRQLSNAVSNGTAGQPSSRNRTVLGLFFGYHLLSDVVSVDRPGCPAEFLNIRIPPGDPVFDPDRLGDVVLPFQRSRWDPETGQSPSNPRDLTNEVTGWLDGSAIYGSSHSRSDALRSFSGGQLATGRDPAFPVDSPPPPLMWAAPDPATGQRGAQGLYAFGAERGNREPFLQALGLLWFRYHNLWAQRLAHRHPHWGDEELFQHARKRVVATYQNIALYEWLPSFLQLTPSEYKGYRPFQDPSISPEFLAASEQFFSTMVPPGVYMRNASCHFQEVWSKDSDNSTALRVCNSYWIRENPNLSSAEAVNNLLLGMASQISELEDRIVVEDLRDYWPGPGKYSRTDYVASSIQRGRDMGLPSYNQALMAFGLTTPKNWSELSPHNEPQVLEATAALYNHDLSRLELLPGGLLESHGGPGPLFTAIVLDQFVRLRDGDRYWFENTRNGLFSEEEIAEIRNTTLRDVLVAVTKVDPSALQANVFVWHEGAPCPQPQQLTTTTRGLPNCVPMTVVNYFEGSGLGFGITLVALCLLPLVSLLIAAVVAHFRGRERKKLLKKSKESMRKDTAKDGVPATEWPGPKEKSYPIIIQLLTDRGLQVLDRQLAVLRIIQLRPEQQVNLILSSDRGCRALLLKIPKEYDLVLLFSCETERATFVQHLRDSCSGWGLGVHMAAVDEKELFRKAVTKQQRGRILEIFFRHLFAQVLDINQADAGTLPLDSSQKVREALSCELSRAEFAESLGLKPQDMFVESMFSLADKDGNGYLSFREFLDILVVFMKGSPEDKSRLMFTMYDLDANGFLSKQEFFNMMGSFIEISNNCLTKAQLAEVVESMFREAGFEDKEELTWEDFHFMLRDHDSELRHTQLCVKGGGGGVQDILKQNINSRVSFISRTPKESSCANGLGLPVLEAPELGGSGLKKRFGKKPVGPPPRLYTEAMRERIRRGLLAQKLQQYKRFVENYLRHIVCVAVFSAVCAGLFAERAYYYAFTSSSGISETTFVGIILSRGTAASISFMFSYILLTMCRNLITFLRQTFLNRYVPFDAAVDFHRWIAMAAVVLAILHSAGHVVNVYIFSVSPLSLLSCIFPTVFVNDGSLLPQKFYWWFFQTVPGMTGVLLLLVLAIMYVFASHHFRRRSFRGFWLTHHLYILLYILIIIHGSLALIQMPRFHIFFLVPALIYGGDKLVSLSRKKVEICVVKAELLPSGVTHLQFQRPQAFEYKSGQWVRIACLALGTTEYHPFTLTSAPHEDTLSLHIRAAGPWTTRLREIYSPSTGGGSASYPKLYLDGPFGEGHQEWHKFEVSVLVGGGIGVTPFASILKDLVFKSSLGSQMLCKKIYFIWVTRTQRQFEWLADIIREVEENDRQDLVSVHIYITQLAEKFDLRTTMLYICERHFQKVLNRSLFTGLRSITHFGRPPFERFFNSLQEVHPQVRKVGVFSCGPPGMTKNVEKACQLINQQDRVHFMHHFENF
- the DUOX2 gene encoding dual oxidase 2 isoform X2; translation: MFGARPEALVLLGALLTGPLLLSEPTGGQEAPSLPWEVQRYDGWFNNLRHHERGAAGLRLQRLVPANYADGVYQALGEPLLPNPRQLSNAVSNGTAGQPSSRNRTVLGLFFGYHLLSDVVSVDRPGCPAEFLNIRIPPGDPVFDPDRLGDVVLPFQRSRWDPETGQSPSNPRDLTNEVTGWLDGSAIYGSSHSRSDALRSFSGGQLATGRDPAFPVDSPPPPLMWAAPDPATGQRGAQGLYAFGAERGNREPFLQALGLLWFRYHNLWAQRLAHRHPHWGDEELFQHARKRVVATYQNIALYEWLPSFLQLTPSEYKGYRPFQDPSISPEFLAASEQFFSTMVPPGVYMRNASCHFQEVWSKDSDNSTALRVCNSYWIRENPNLSSAEAVNNLLLGMASQISELEDRIVVEDLRDYWPGPGKYSRTDYVASSIQRGRDMGLPSYNQALMAFGLTTPKNWSELSPHNEPQVLEATAALYNHDLSRLELLPGGLLESHGGPGPLFTAIVLDQFVRLRDGDRYWFENTRNGLFSEEEIAEIRNTTLRDVLVAVTKVDPSALQANVFVWHEGAPCPQPQQLTTTTRGLPNCVPMTVVNYFEGSGLGFGITLVALCLLPLVSLLIAAVVAHFRGRERKKLLKKSKESMRKDTAKDGVPATEWPGPKEKSYPIIIQLLTDRGLQVLDRQLAVLRIIQLRPEQQVNLILSSDRGCRALLLKIPKEYDLVLLFSCETERATFVQHLRDSCSGWGLGVHMAAVDEKELFRKAVTKQQRGRILEIFFRHLFAQVLDINQADAGTLPLDSSQKVREALSCELSRAEFAESLGLKPQDMFVESMFSLADKDGNGYLSFREFLDILVVFMKGSPEDKSRLMFTMYDLDANGFLSKQEFFNMMGSFIEISNNCLTKAQLAEVVESMFREAGFEDKEELTWEDFHFMLRDHDSELRHTQLCVKGGGGGVQDILKQNINSRVSFISRTPKESSCANGLGLPVLEAPELGGSGLKKRFGKKPVGPPPRLYTEAMRERIRRGLLAQKLQQYKRFVENYLRHIVCVAVFSAVCAGLFAERAYYYAFTSSSGISETTFVGIILSRGTAASISFMFSYILLTMCRNLITFLRQTFLNRYVPFDAAVDFHRWIAMAAVVLAILHSAGHVVNVYIFSVSPLSLLSCIFPTVFVNDGSLLPQKFYWWFFQTVPGMTGVLLLLVLAIMYVFASHHFRRRSFRGFWLTHHLYILLYILIIIHGSLALIQMPRFHIFFLVPALIYGGDKLVSLSRKKVEICVVKAELLPSGVTHLQFQRPQAFEYKSGQWVRIACLALGTTEYHPFTLTSAPHEDTLSLHIRAAGPWTTRLREIYSPSTGGGSASYPKLYLDGPFGEGHQEWHKFEVSVLVGGGIGVTPFASILKDLVFKSSLGSQMLCKKIYFIWVTRTQRQFEWLADIIREVEENDRQDLVSVHIYITQLAEKFDLRTTMLYICERHFQKVLNRSLFTGLRSITHFGRPPFERFFNSLQEVHPQVRKVGVFSCGPPGMTKNVEKACQLINQQDRVHFMHHFENF